In one Janibacter cremeus genomic region, the following are encoded:
- a CDS encoding MFS transporter — translation MTSTLDPASPGRTTARTATGPVRRAGRWIDHWDPEDPDFWAGGGRTTARRNLRHSVGAEFLGFCVWAVWSVVVPQLPAAGFDLTLDEQFWLIAVPSLVGALLRVPYTFAVPLFGGRNWTVFSALLLLLPTLALAWVVGRPETPFVGLLAIAALAGFGGGNFASSMTNISFFFPEAEKGKALGLNAAGGNLGTGIVQLVIPSIIAIGAGIHLERAGLVFVPLALLAALGAWRGMDNLSTATSDHRSWTKAATHPHTWVISTLYIGTFGSFIGYSAAFPTLLRTQFPEVTTTIAFLGALLGAVSRPVGGAIADRLGGARVTIAAFAVMGLAAGSAILALHLHSFALFLASFLVLFTGSGIGNGATYRMIPAVFRAGAHDGDELAVARRGAAGCIGIAGAVGALGGFLVPRGFAMSATAHDSLVPAIGVFIAAYVVMATLTWAIYLRRGARLAGAGI, via the coding sequence ATGACCTCGACTCTCGACCCCGCCTCCCCCGGCCGCACCACAGCCAGAACCGCCACCGGCCCCGTCCGACGCGCCGGCCGGTGGATCGACCACTGGGACCCTGAGGACCCGGACTTCTGGGCGGGTGGCGGCCGGACGACGGCTCGCCGCAACCTCCGCCACTCGGTCGGGGCGGAGTTCCTCGGGTTCTGCGTCTGGGCGGTGTGGAGCGTCGTCGTCCCGCAGCTGCCGGCGGCAGGATTCGACCTCACGCTCGACGAGCAGTTCTGGCTCATCGCCGTCCCGAGCCTCGTCGGCGCGCTCCTGCGGGTGCCCTACACCTTCGCGGTGCCGCTCTTCGGCGGCCGGAACTGGACGGTGTTCTCCGCCCTGCTCCTCCTCCTGCCGACCCTCGCGCTGGCCTGGGTCGTCGGGCGGCCCGAGACCCCGTTCGTCGGCCTGCTCGCGATCGCCGCACTCGCCGGCTTCGGCGGTGGGAACTTCGCCTCCTCGATGACGAACATCTCCTTCTTCTTCCCCGAGGCCGAGAAGGGAAAGGCGTTGGGGCTCAACGCCGCCGGTGGGAACCTCGGCACCGGGATCGTCCAGCTCGTCATCCCCTCGATCATCGCGATCGGTGCCGGCATCCACCTCGAGCGCGCCGGGCTCGTCTTCGTCCCGCTCGCACTGCTCGCGGCACTGGGCGCCTGGCGGGGCATGGACAACCTCAGCACCGCCACCTCCGACCACCGCAGCTGGACGAAGGCCGCCACCCACCCGCACACGTGGGTCATCTCCACGCTGTACATCGGTACCTTCGGGTCCTTCATCGGGTACTCGGCCGCCTTCCCGACCCTGCTGCGGACCCAGTTCCCGGAGGTCACCACGACGATCGCCTTTCTCGGAGCACTCCTCGGGGCCGTCAGTCGGCCGGTCGGCGGCGCCATCGCCGACCGGCTCGGCGGGGCCCGGGTGACGATCGCCGCCTTCGCGGTCATGGGGCTGGCCGCGGGCTCGGCGATCCTCGCCCTCCACCTCCACTCGTTCGCCCTCTTCCTCGCCTCCTTCCTCGTGCTCTTCACCGGATCCGGCATCGGCAACGGCGCGACGTACCGGATGATCCCGGCCGTCTTCCGGGCCGGGGCCCACGACGGGGACGAGCTGGCCGTGGCCCGGCGAGGTGCAGCCGGATGCATCGGGATCGCCGGCGCGGTGGGCGCCCTCGGTGGCTTCCTCGTCCCCCGCGGCTTCGCGATGTCCGCCACCGCCCACGACTCGCTCGTCCCGGCCATCGGCGTCTTCATCGCCGCCTACGTGGTCATGGCGACGCTCACCTGGGCGATCTACCTGCGGCGCGGCGCGCGCCTGGCCGGTGCGGGCATCTGA
- a CDS encoding molybdopterin oxidoreductase family protein — protein sequence MTESHCPYCALQCAMSLTPSAGESVPPLDVAGRDFPTNRGGLCRKGWTSAELLRAPDRLTAPLLRGDDGELHEVAWDEALDLLADRLRGIAERHGPDAVAVFGGGGLTNEKAYQLGKFARIALRTKNIDYNGRFCMASAAAAANRSLGMDRGLPFPVTDLDGSGAVLLLGSNVAETMPPFLGHLAGARAAGGLLVVDPRRSATADLAGEAQGLHLQPVPGTDLVVLQAMLHVVFAESLADDAYLAARTTGLDEVIRSVAAWWPERAEQVCGVPADDLRAATRILAAASPSRGGSGAHVLTGRGVEQSTQGTATVTAAINLSLALGLVGREGSGYGALTGQGNGQGGREHGQKADQLPGYRLIEDPEARAHVAAVWGVDADDLPGAGLPAVALLRSLGTATGPRALLVHGANPVVSAPRADEVAARLRSLDLLVVSDIVPSETAALADVVLPVTQWAEEEGTMTTLEGRVIRRRTAIDPPSGVVSELWVWAELAARLDAPGTWSTDPAEVFDELARASAGGRADYSGLSHERLDREPDLHWPCPATDEGRARHPGTPRVFLERFPTPDGRARLVAVDHVGPSEHLGTDAPLFLITGRVLEHYQSGSQTRRVAALHAAQPTPFVEVHPLLAHRLGVEEGDPLDLRTARATVTAPARITDRVRADTVFMPFHFGGVGGVNRATNDAVDPISSMPEFKVCAVDVRPASPTLWSPVAQEVNS from the coding sequence ATGACGGAGAGTCACTGCCCCTACTGCGCGCTGCAGTGCGCGATGTCCCTGACCCCCTCCGCCGGCGAGAGCGTCCCACCCCTCGACGTGGCGGGCAGGGACTTCCCGACCAACAGAGGAGGGCTGTGCCGCAAGGGGTGGACGTCGGCCGAGCTGCTGCGGGCACCGGACCGGCTCACCGCGCCGCTCCTCCGTGGCGATGACGGCGAGCTCCACGAGGTCGCCTGGGACGAGGCCCTGGACCTCCTCGCCGACCGGTTGCGTGGCATCGCCGAGAGGCACGGCCCCGACGCCGTGGCCGTCTTCGGAGGTGGCGGCCTGACCAACGAGAAGGCCTACCAGCTCGGGAAGTTCGCCCGGATCGCCCTGCGCACGAAGAACATCGACTACAACGGTCGCTTCTGCATGGCCTCCGCGGCGGCGGCCGCGAACCGCTCCCTCGGCATGGACCGCGGTCTCCCCTTCCCCGTCACGGACCTCGACGGTTCCGGCGCGGTGCTGCTGCTCGGGAGCAACGTCGCCGAGACGATGCCGCCCTTCCTCGGGCACCTCGCGGGTGCGCGTGCCGCCGGCGGTCTCCTCGTCGTCGATCCCCGGCGCTCGGCCACGGCCGACCTTGCCGGGGAGGCGCAGGGGCTGCACCTGCAGCCGGTCCCCGGCACCGATCTCGTGGTGCTGCAGGCGATGCTGCACGTCGTCTTCGCCGAGTCGCTCGCCGACGACGCCTATCTCGCGGCACGTACGACCGGGCTCGACGAGGTCATCCGGTCCGTCGCGGCCTGGTGGCCCGAGCGGGCCGAGCAGGTGTGCGGCGTCCCCGCCGACGACCTACGGGCAGCGACTCGCATCCTCGCGGCCGCCAGCCCCTCCCGGGGCGGCTCCGGCGCGCACGTGCTCACCGGGCGCGGCGTCGAGCAGTCCACCCAGGGCACCGCGACGGTCACGGCGGCGATCAACCTCTCGCTGGCGCTCGGGCTCGTCGGGCGCGAGGGGAGCGGCTACGGCGCGCTCACCGGGCAGGGCAACGGCCAGGGCGGACGCGAGCACGGGCAGAAGGCCGACCAGCTCCCCGGGTACCGGCTGATCGAGGACCCGGAGGCACGCGCGCACGTGGCCGCCGTGTGGGGCGTCGACGCCGACGACCTGCCCGGCGCCGGGCTGCCGGCCGTGGCGCTCCTGCGCTCGCTCGGGACGGCCACCGGCCCCCGGGCACTGCTCGTCCACGGCGCCAACCCGGTCGTCAGCGCGCCCCGGGCCGACGAGGTCGCCGCCCGCCTGCGCTCGCTCGACCTCCTGGTCGTCAGCGACATCGTCCCGTCGGAGACGGCCGCCCTCGCCGACGTCGTCCTGCCCGTCACGCAGTGGGCCGAGGAGGAGGGAACGATGACCACCCTCGAGGGTCGGGTCATCCGGCGACGCACGGCGATCGACCCACCCTCCGGCGTCGTCTCCGAGCTGTGGGTGTGGGCCGAGCTCGCCGCGCGCCTCGACGCGCCGGGGACCTGGTCGACGGATCCGGCCGAGGTCTTCGACGAGCTCGCTCGAGCCAGCGCGGGAGGCCGCGCGGACTACTCCGGCCTGAGCCACGAGCGCCTCGACCGAGAGCCTGACCTGCACTGGCCCTGCCCCGCCACGGACGAAGGCCGGGCCCGGCACCCCGGCACCCCGCGCGTCTTCCTCGAGCGCTTCCCCACCCCGGACGGGCGCGCGCGGCTCGTCGCCGTCGACCACGTCGGACCTTCCGAGCACCTGGGTACCGATGCGCCGCTCTTCCTCATCACCGGGCGCGTCCTCGAGCACTACCAGTCCGGCTCCCAGACCCGGCGGGTCGCGGCCCTGCACGCCGCGCAGCCCACCCCCTTCGTCGAGGTGCACCCGCTGCTCGCCCACCGCCTGGGGGTGGAGGAGGGCGATCCGCTCGACCTGCGCACCGCGCGGGCCACGGTCACCGCACCCGCCCGGATCACCGATCGCGTCCGTGCCGACACGGTCTTCATGCCCTTCCACTTCGGTGGGGTGGGCGGCGTCAACAGGGCGACCAATGACGCGGTCGACCCGATCTCGTCGATGCCGGAGTTCAAGGTCTGCGCGGTCGACGTGAGGCCCGCCTCGCCCACCCTCTGGTCCCCCGTCGCGCAGGAGGTCAACTCATGA
- a CDS encoding FAD-dependent oxidoreductase codes for MSHIIVVGYGMVGSRFVEDLTAADRDGDHLVTVLGDEACEPYNRVLLSDVVAGSRGLSTIGLPAADHPRVTVRRGTPVRSIDRGRRDVVLADDSRIPYDHLVLATGATARVPALPGIDEGDLPGGVHVLRSIDDAREIVAATLNARRAIVLGGGVLGLEAATGLAGRDLAVTVVHPGPALMERQLDEDASRVVESTLRRTGVDQRVGVGAQEVVVEDGRLSRVRLTNGEVLAADLLVISTGTIANTSLAADAGIAVERGVLVDADLTTSDVHVHAIGDCAQPPGGSSGLVAQGWEHARRLADLLTGTDPVSVATGAGDVVKPKTRGVDIVTMGIGGSTRTTDPALRVMRLTDPSAGRHLEIVVRDGLLVGATAIGAGRIGTDLVTSYTRRTPLPADPAHLLLPAIAPSAASTRQDSPMLVPDRATICRCNGVTKADIRAEFRSGATSLEDVAERTKATTGCGGCTDAVCGILDWLTQDSRSQVEPTPREERFTPEKHDADRPETRAS; via the coding sequence ATGAGCCACATCATCGTCGTCGGGTACGGGATGGTCGGGTCCCGCTTCGTCGAGGACCTCACCGCCGCCGACCGGGACGGAGACCACCTCGTCACCGTGCTCGGTGACGAGGCCTGCGAGCCCTACAACCGGGTGCTTCTCAGCGACGTCGTCGCCGGCTCCCGGGGGCTGTCGACCATCGGCCTGCCCGCTGCCGACCACCCACGGGTCACGGTGCGGCGCGGGACACCCGTGCGCTCGATCGACCGGGGGCGGCGCGACGTCGTCCTCGCCGACGACTCGCGCATCCCCTATGACCATCTCGTCCTCGCCACCGGCGCCACGGCCCGTGTCCCCGCCCTCCCGGGGATCGACGAGGGCGACCTCCCCGGCGGGGTGCACGTGCTGCGTTCCATCGACGACGCCCGGGAGATCGTCGCCGCGACGCTCAACGCCCGCCGTGCGATCGTGCTCGGTGGCGGCGTGCTCGGGCTCGAGGCCGCCACCGGGCTGGCCGGACGCGACCTCGCGGTCACCGTCGTCCACCCCGGCCCGGCGCTCATGGAGCGACAGCTCGACGAGGACGCCAGCCGCGTCGTCGAGTCCACACTGCGCCGCACCGGGGTCGACCAGCGCGTCGGTGTCGGCGCGCAGGAGGTCGTCGTCGAGGACGGTCGGCTCAGCCGGGTCCGCCTGACCAACGGCGAGGTCCTCGCCGCCGACCTCCTCGTCATCTCCACGGGAACGATCGCCAACACCTCGCTGGCCGCGGACGCGGGCATCGCCGTCGAGCGTGGTGTGCTCGTCGACGCCGACCTCACCACGAGCGACGTGCACGTCCACGCCATCGGCGACTGCGCCCAACCCCCGGGCGGGTCGAGCGGCCTGGTCGCCCAGGGCTGGGAGCACGCCCGCCGGCTGGCCGACCTGCTCACCGGGACCGACCCGGTGTCGGTGGCCACCGGCGCCGGCGACGTGGTCAAGCCCAAGACCCGCGGAGTCGACATCGTCACCATGGGCATCGGCGGCAGCACGCGCACCACGGACCCGGCGCTGCGCGTCATGCGGCTCACCGACCCGTCCGCCGGTCGGCACCTCGAGATCGTCGTGCGCGACGGTCTGCTCGTCGGGGCCACCGCCATCGGGGCGGGCCGGATCGGGACCGACCTCGTCACCAGCTACACGCGCCGGACCCCCCTCCCTGCGGATCCGGCCCACCTGCTGCTGCCGGCCATCGCACCATCCGCCGCGAGCACCCGGCAGGACTCCCCCATGCTCGTGCCCGACCGCGCGACGATCTGTCGCTGCAACGGCGTGACGAAGGCGGACATCCGCGCCGAGTTCCGCTCCGGCGCAACGAGTCTCGAGGACGTCGCTGAGCGGACCAAGGCCACCACCGGCTGCGGGGGATGTACCGACGCCGTTTGCGGCATCCTCGACTGGCTCACGCAGGACAGCCGCTCACAGGTGGAGCCGACCCCACGAGAGGAGCGGTTCACGCCGGAGAAACACGACGCTGACCGACCCGAAACGAGGGCTTCCTAA
- the nirB gene encoding nitrite reductase large subunit NirB, protein MPEDTAPTASPQHLVIVGGGMVARRLVDALRERDGQGRWAITLIGEEPRAPYDRVALTSYFAGRDPEDLALGGQDLWDDPLVTLLRGVRVESIDRTMRRVTTSTGASLDYDALVLATGSFAAVPPVPGNDLRGAFVYRTIDDVADLRAYVESRREELDRPVSGAVVGGGLLGLEAAGALRALDVDTTVVEFAPRLMPLQVDEGGGEGLARLIEGLGVTVRTSTATSTVMGERGAVCGMSFSEGPDLDVDVVIFAVGVRPRDELARQAGLEIGERGGVVVDDACATEDPAIWAIGEVANIGGRCLGLVAPGYTMAEIVADRLLGGGGTFPGADLSTKLKLLGVDVASFGDAFAQEPGGLEVVVSDPVAGVYKKLVMSDDARTLRGGILVGDASAYAALRPMVGRELGGDPAAYLLPEGSAPAPTGDLPEETTVCSCNNVTAGRIRGSVSEEGCTDLAGVKACTRAGTSCGSCLPLVKKIVAAELTKSGVEVSTALCEHFGLSRAELFDVVRVQGLTTFSEIIERHGTGRGCDICKPVIGSILASLGTGHILEGERAALQDTNDFVMANLQKDGSYSVVPRIPGGEVTPEGLIAIGQVAKDFGLYTKITGGQRVDLFGARIDQLPSIWARLVDAGFESGHAYGKSLRTVKSCVGSTWCRFGVQDSVGLAIDLELRYRGLRSPHKIKLGVSGCARECAEARSKDVGVIATDNGWNVYVGGNGGFTPRHARLLAEDLDTETLVRTVDRFLMYYVRTADRLQRTAPWIEDHEGGLDVIRAVVLEDSLGIADDLDAAMATHVGTYRDEWAETLADPDKLARFASFVNAPDVVDDSLAYVGERGQARPATPEERSSGSVIIAGTTLEVRS, encoded by the coding sequence ATGCCAGAGGACACCGCACCGACCGCCTCCCCCCAGCACCTGGTCATCGTCGGCGGAGGAATGGTGGCCCGCCGCCTCGTCGACGCCCTCCGGGAGCGCGACGGCCAGGGCCGGTGGGCGATCACGCTCATCGGCGAGGAGCCGCGCGCTCCGTATGACCGCGTCGCGCTGACCTCGTACTTCGCCGGGCGCGACCCCGAGGACCTCGCCCTGGGCGGACAGGATCTCTGGGACGACCCCCTCGTCACGCTCCTGCGGGGCGTGCGTGTCGAGAGCATCGACCGCACGATGCGCAGGGTCACCACGAGCACCGGGGCGAGCCTCGACTACGACGCCCTCGTCCTCGCCACCGGTTCGTTCGCCGCCGTCCCCCCGGTTCCGGGGAACGACCTCCGGGGAGCCTTCGTCTACCGCACCATCGACGACGTCGCCGACCTGCGCGCCTACGTCGAGTCCCGTCGGGAGGAGCTCGATCGCCCCGTCAGCGGCGCAGTCGTCGGGGGCGGCCTCCTCGGTCTCGAGGCGGCCGGAGCCCTGCGCGCCCTGGACGTCGACACGACCGTCGTCGAGTTCGCGCCGCGCCTGATGCCGCTCCAGGTCGACGAGGGCGGGGGCGAGGGACTCGCGCGCCTGATCGAGGGTCTGGGCGTCACGGTCCGCACCTCCACGGCCACGTCGACGGTCATGGGCGAGCGCGGCGCCGTTTGCGGCATGAGCTTCTCCGAGGGCCCCGACCTCGACGTCGACGTCGTAATCTTCGCCGTCGGTGTCCGACCACGCGACGAGCTCGCCCGGCAGGCGGGTCTCGAGATCGGCGAACGTGGCGGCGTCGTGGTCGACGACGCCTGCGCCACGGAGGACCCCGCCATCTGGGCCATCGGTGAGGTCGCCAACATCGGTGGCCGCTGCCTGGGTCTCGTCGCGCCCGGCTACACGATGGCCGAGATCGTCGCCGACCGGCTCCTCGGCGGCGGCGGCACCTTCCCGGGCGCGGACCTGTCGACCAAGCTCAAGCTCCTCGGGGTCGACGTCGCGAGCTTCGGTGATGCCTTCGCACAGGAGCCGGGCGGCCTCGAGGTCGTCGTCTCCGACCCCGTGGCGGGCGTGTACAAGAAGCTCGTCATGAGCGACGACGCGCGCACCCTGCGCGGGGGCATCCTCGTCGGCGACGCCAGCGCCTACGCCGCCCTTCGTCCCATGGTGGGGCGCGAGCTCGGGGGCGACCCGGCGGCGTACCTGCTGCCCGAAGGGAGCGCGCCGGCACCGACGGGCGACCTGCCGGAGGAGACCACCGTGTGCTCGTGCAACAACGTCACGGCGGGTCGGATCCGCGGCTCGGTCAGCGAGGAGGGCTGCACCGACCTGGCCGGGGTCAAGGCGTGCACCCGGGCCGGCACGAGCTGTGGCTCCTGCCTTCCTCTGGTGAAGAAGATCGTCGCCGCGGAGCTGACGAAGTCCGGTGTCGAGGTGAGCACCGCCCTCTGCGAGCACTTCGGGCTCTCTCGCGCCGAGCTCTTCGACGTCGTCCGCGTCCAGGGGCTGACGACCTTCAGCGAGATCATCGAGCGACACGGCACCGGCCGCGGCTGCGACATCTGCAAGCCGGTCATCGGCTCGATCCTCGCCTCGCTCGGCACCGGCCACATCCTCGAGGGGGAGCGCGCCGCCCTGCAGGACACCAACGACTTCGTCATGGCCAACCTCCAGAAGGACGGCTCCTACTCCGTCGTCCCGCGCATCCCCGGGGGCGAGGTCACCCCCGAGGGCCTCATCGCGATCGGCCAGGTCGCCAAGGACTTCGGCCTCTACACGAAGATCACCGGTGGACAGCGCGTCGACCTCTTCGGCGCCCGGATCGACCAGCTCCCGAGCATCTGGGCACGCCTGGTCGACGCGGGCTTCGAGTCCGGGCACGCCTACGGCAAGTCGCTGCGGACGGTGAAGTCCTGCGTGGGGTCGACCTGGTGCCGCTTCGGCGTGCAGGACTCGGTGGGCCTGGCCATCGACCTCGAGCTGCGTTACCGCGGGCTGCGCTCCCCCCACAAGATCAAGCTCGGCGTCTCCGGCTGTGCCCGCGAGTGCGCCGAGGCCAGGAGCAAGGACGTCGGGGTCATCGCCACCGACAACGGGTGGAACGTCTACGTCGGCGGCAACGGCGGATTCACCCCCCGCCATGCCCGGCTGCTCGCCGAGGACCTCGACACCGAGACGCTCGTGCGCACGGTCGACCGCTTCCTCATGTACTACGTGCGCACGGCCGACCGGCTCCAGCGCACCGCCCCGTGGATCGAGGACCACGAAGGCGGCCTCGACGTCATCCGCGCGGTCGTCCTCGAGGACAGCCTCGGCATCGCCGACGACCTCGACGCGGCCATGGCGACGCACGTGGGCACCTACCGGGACGAGTGGGCCGAGACGCTCGCCGATCCGGACAAGCTCGCCCGATTCGCCTCCTTCGTCAACGCCCCCGACGTCGTCGACGACTCGCTCGCCTACGTCGGCGAACGCGGGCAGGCCCGTCCCGCAACGCCCGAGGAACGTTCCTCGGGCTCCGTGATCATCGCCGGCACGACCCTGGAGGTCCGCTCATGA
- the nirD gene encoding nitrite reductase small subunit NirD, with protein MTAAPPTTNVRLCALTDLVPERGSVALVDGTQVALVRTHDDDVHAISNLDPYSGAQVIARGLVGTRGGRPTIISPMFKQVFDLRTGECLDPVGREPVSLRTWPAAVVDGQVVLEATGDDGVAPSPVGGP; from the coding sequence ATGACCGCTGCACCCCCGACGACGAACGTGCGTCTGTGCGCACTGACCGACCTCGTCCCCGAGCGCGGTTCGGTCGCCCTCGTCGACGGTACGCAGGTCGCGCTCGTGCGCACCCACGACGACGACGTCCACGCCATCTCCAACCTCGACCCGTACAGCGGCGCGCAGGTCATCGCCCGTGGCCTCGTGGGCACACGGGGCGGACGGCCGACGATCATCTCGCCGATGTTCAAGCAGGTCTTCGACCTGCGTACCGGGGAGTGCCTGGACCCGGTCGGGCGCGAGCCGGTGTCCCTGCGCACGTGGCCCGCCGCGGTCGTCGACGGCCAGGTCGTCCTCGAGGCCACGGGCGATGACGGTGTGGCTCCTTCTCCCGTCGGCGGTCCCTGA
- a CDS encoding uroporphyrinogen-III synthase has protein sequence MSLPKLLSGCVVLVTADRRAGDLRAALERRGARVVHTPALTIVPHTADEELVRATSALLDAPPDTLVVTTAIGFRGWIEAADAAGRGDELHDVLARARIIARGPKARGAILAAGLETDWVAESETSAGIRDVLLAEGVAGQRIAVQHHGAGADELDLDLAAAGAEVTSLVVYRWGPPVDPDAVACGVDQAAAGDIDVVVFTSAPAASAWIEVADAAGVLPSIVDRAASGRLLVAAVGSVTARPLRGAGIVPLLPERSRLGSLVRAIVSHYERSTATALDTVAGRLQLRSTAAVLDGTVLAVSPSGLAVLHLLAEAKGDVVSRAEVLQVLPGDSAKGHAVEVAVGRLREAIGDRRVVETVVKRGYRIGLA, from the coding sequence GTGAGCCTGCCGAAGCTGCTCTCCGGGTGCGTCGTCCTCGTCACCGCCGACCGACGCGCCGGGGACCTGCGTGCCGCGCTCGAACGTCGTGGCGCGAGGGTCGTGCACACTCCCGCCCTGACGATCGTCCCCCACACGGCGGACGAGGAGCTCGTGCGCGCGACATCCGCACTCCTGGACGCACCGCCGGACACCCTCGTCGTGACGACGGCGATCGGCTTCCGCGGGTGGATCGAGGCCGCCGATGCGGCCGGTCGTGGAGACGAGCTGCACGACGTGCTCGCACGTGCCCGCATCATCGCACGCGGCCCCAAGGCGCGCGGGGCGATCCTCGCCGCCGGGCTCGAGACGGACTGGGTGGCGGAGTCGGAGACCTCGGCCGGGATCCGCGACGTCCTCCTCGCCGAGGGCGTTGCGGGACAACGCATCGCCGTGCAGCACCACGGTGCGGGCGCCGACGAGCTCGACCTCGATCTGGCGGCCGCCGGCGCCGAGGTCACCTCCCTCGTCGTCTACCGGTGGGGCCCGCCGGTGGATCCGGACGCGGTCGCCTGCGGCGTCGACCAGGCGGCGGCCGGGGACATCGACGTCGTGGTCTTCACGTCGGCACCGGCGGCGAGCGCGTGGATCGAGGTCGCCGACGCCGCCGGCGTGCTGCCCTCGATCGTCGACCGAGCGGCGTCCGGGCGACTGCTCGTGGCGGCGGTCGGGTCGGTGACTGCACGTCCCCTCCGTGGTGCGGGGATCGTGCCACTGCTGCCGGAGCGCAGCCGGCTCGGTTCGCTCGTGCGCGCGATCGTCTCCCACTACGAGAGGAGCACGGCCACCGCCCTCGACACCGTCGCCGGACGTCTCCAGCTGCGCAGCACCGCGGCGGTGCTCGACGGCACCGTGCTCGCCGTCTCCCCGAGCGGACTGGCGGTGCTCCACCTGCTCGCGGAGGCAAAGGGCGATGTCGTCAGCCGTGCCGAGGTGCTCCAGGTGCTCCCGGGGGACTCCGCGAAGGGGCACGCCGTGGAGGTCGCCGTGGGTCGGCTCCGGGAGGCGATCGGTGACCGCCGCGTCGTAGAGACCGTCGTCAAGCGCGGCTACCGGATCGGTCTGGCGTAG
- a CDS encoding serine hydrolase domain-containing protein, with protein sequence MSALTVLAETCDRLVDDGSLVGWVAGVADRDGVQISAGGRRSIDGPPMDPQTLFMIASCSKPVGGVLALRLVEQGVLSLDDPVSRWLPELARPRVLTRPDADLADTVPAERAITVEHLLTMTPGFGWVTEGPLSVAMNDAGVAPGPFPPPMTPEEYLGRLASLPLANQPGSTWRYHTSSDVLGVLLARATGRSVGDLLEEHVCRPLGLGDTGFSGDAGRMASVHGADLSGALVPFPVPEGTFTTPPLFESLATGLVATVGDQLAVLASLAGTGPALLAPESIAAMRRPHLVDGQRAASSDLLDPDNNWGLHVETRPDGRFGWAGGLGTIGYADPATGRAAFLATQVTVDAPGTVAAFEGFWPLLD encoded by the coding sequence ATGAGCGCACTGACTGTCCTCGCCGAGACCTGCGACCGACTCGTCGACGACGGCTCGCTCGTCGGCTGGGTCGCCGGGGTGGCCGACCGCGACGGGGTGCAGATCAGCGCCGGGGGCAGACGCAGCATCGACGGCCCACCGATGGACCCGCAGACGCTCTTCATGATCGCCTCGTGCAGCAAGCCCGTCGGGGGTGTCCTCGCGCTGCGGCTCGTGGAGCAGGGGGTCCTCTCGCTCGACGACCCGGTCTCACGGTGGCTCCCCGAGCTCGCCCGACCCCGGGTCCTCACCCGCCCGGACGCCGACCTCGCCGACACCGTGCCCGCCGAGCGGGCGATCACCGTGGAGCACCTCCTGACGATGACCCCCGGCTTCGGGTGGGTCACCGAGGGGCCGCTCTCCGTCGCGATGAACGACGCCGGCGTGGCTCCCGGCCCGTTCCCCCCGCCGATGACCCCCGAGGAGTACCTGGGTCGACTGGCCTCCCTTCCGCTGGCGAACCAGCCCGGGTCCACGTGGAGGTACCACACGAGCAGCGACGTCCTCGGCGTGCTGCTCGCCCGGGCCACGGGGAGGTCGGTGGGCGACCTGCTCGAGGAGCACGTGTGCCGTCCCTTGGGTCTCGGCGACACCGGGTTCAGCGGGGACGCCGGCCGGATGGCGAGCGTCCACGGGGCCGATCTGTCCGGCGCCCTCGTGCCCTTCCCCGTCCCCGAGGGGACCTTCACGACCCCGCCCCTGTTCGAGTCGCTGGCCACCGGGCTCGTCGCCACGGTCGGCGACCAGCTGGCGGTCCTCGCCTCGCTCGCGGGGACGGGGCCGGCACTGCTGGCGCCGGAGTCGATCGCGGCCATGCGCCGCCCCCACCTCGTCGACGGGCAGCGGGCCGCATCCTCCGACCTGCTCGACCCCGACAACAACTGGGGGCTGCACGTGGAGACCAGGCCCGATGGGCGGTTCGGCTGGGCCGGTGGGCTGGGCACCATCGGTTACGCCGACCCCGCGACCGGTCGCGCGGCCTTCCTCGCCACCCAGGTCACCGTCGACGCGCCCGGGACGGTCGCCGCCTTCGAGGGGTTCTGGCCGTTGCTCGACTGA
- a CDS encoding isochorismatase family protein, producing MGRALLLVDLQNDFCEGGSMGVEGGAAVAARAAERVLGDRPNHEFTDHEYEAIALTADWHHDPGSHWATEGAPDFVTSWPVHCAADTAGADFHASFQPVLDRVDEVFRKGAHEAAYSGFEGFAVRDGRTGLADWLRQRGITDLDVGGIATDHCVRATVLDALQEGFAVRLLVDTIAGVAPETTEAALTEMVDAGAVEWRAG from the coding sequence ATGGGACGTGCACTGCTGCTGGTCGACCTCCAGAACGACTTCTGCGAAGGGGGGTCCATGGGCGTCGAGGGCGGCGCGGCCGTCGCTGCCCGGGCCGCGGAACGGGTGCTCGGCGACCGGCCCAACCACGAGTTCACCGACCACGAGTACGAGGCCATCGCGCTCACGGCGGACTGGCACCACGACCCGGGCTCGCACTGGGCGACCGAGGGCGCCCCCGACTTCGTGACCAGCTGGCCGGTCCACTGCGCCGCGGACACCGCCGGCGCGGACTTCCACGCCTCCTTCCAGCCCGTCCTCGACCGCGTCGACGAGGTCTTCCGCAAGGGTGCGCACGAGGCCGCCTACAGCGGGTTCGAGGGGTTCGCCGTCCGGGACGGCCGGACCGGTCTGGCCGACTGGTTGCGGCAGCGGGGCATCACCGACCTGGACGTCGGTGGCATCGCCACCGACCACTGTGTCCGCGCCACCGTCCTCGACGCGCTGCAGGAGGGCTTCGCCGTGCGCCTCCTCGTCGACACCATCGCCGGTGTCGCACCGGAGACGACCGAGGCGGCGCTCACCGAGATGGTCGACGCCGGTGCCGTGGAGTGGAGGGCCGGGTGA